One stretch of Alcaligenes aquatilis DNA includes these proteins:
- a CDS encoding delta(1)-pyrroline-2-carboxylate reductase family protein, which yields MTHACYTVLSPEETARALPYPELVAQLGKAMAQYAAGTIVAPTRQVLSYPTAGKMLSMPAVSHDIGVHKLVNVMLDNQQQGLGSIQGLVSVYDAQHGLPLLVLDAPTLSKRRTAAVSMLGIQALWPHGPEHITLLGYGQQAQAHCDAIMTLYPQARVTLTGRNIGRAQAVATSLQNQFGDRVQAAAAIPEKTDVLITLTSSLTPVYHEPARLDRLLIGVGAFQADMAEFEPHTLLASHLYADDVCAAHQEAGDLIQANVAWDQVHSIHQVLRTPAPRDKPLFFKSVGSAAWDLAAARCALQHVNPV from the coding sequence ATGACACACGCTTGCTATACCGTCCTGTCCCCTGAAGAGACTGCCCGCGCTCTGCCTTATCCGGAGCTGGTCGCCCAGTTAGGCAAAGCCATGGCCCAATATGCCGCTGGCACTATCGTCGCCCCCACCCGGCAAGTTCTGAGCTACCCAACGGCAGGAAAAATGCTGTCCATGCCTGCGGTCTCTCACGATATCGGTGTGCACAAACTGGTTAATGTGATGCTGGACAATCAGCAACAAGGTCTTGGCAGCATCCAGGGCCTGGTCAGCGTCTACGACGCTCAACATGGCTTACCCTTGCTGGTCCTGGATGCCCCCACCTTGTCCAAACGTCGTACTGCCGCCGTATCCATGTTGGGGATTCAGGCACTGTGGCCTCATGGCCCCGAACACATCACCTTACTGGGATACGGGCAGCAAGCCCAGGCACACTGCGATGCCATCATGACGCTGTACCCTCAGGCCCGCGTCACCCTGACAGGCCGCAATATTGGCCGTGCCCAAGCGGTGGCCACATCCTTGCAAAATCAGTTTGGAGATCGGGTTCAGGCTGCTGCGGCCATTCCTGAAAAAACGGATGTCCTGATTACCCTGACATCCAGCTTGACACCGGTCTATCACGAGCCTGCCCGCCTGGACCGCCTGTTGATTGGCGTAGGAGCATTCCAGGCTGATATGGCTGAATTCGAGCCCCATACCCTGCTAGCCAGCCACCTCTACGCGGATGATGTCTGCGCAGCGCACCAAGAAGCTGGCGACCTGATTCAGGCCAACGTAGCCTGGGACCAAGTCCACAGCATTCATCAAGTGCTGCGCACGCCAGCACCCAGAGATAAACCTTTATTCTTCAAATCCGTAGGCTCTGCAGCCTGGGATTTAGCAGCAGCACGCTGTGCTTTGCAGCATGTAAACCCAGTTTAA
- a CDS encoding flagellar brake protein, protein MTSQLPPIEDDPYQIQSKFEILRVLRAIEKGGLLLHMEANRGNDRIVTTILDIDLDNNVVVIDTANKEEKTRNLLQSEHTSFETSIDKIKVTFQGPTPEVVSYEGQPALAIPIPESIRRLQRREFFRVTVPVSEPAMVILRLNNEAKSFLLHDISGGGLSLVDESQSLAEVIGAHKTESLLELPQAGSFVVALQVARTETQQLANGKQIHRLGCTFIDLSASTQMAIQHYISRLERQQIAKQRGHG, encoded by the coding sequence ATGACCTCTCAGTTGCCTCCTATCGAAGACGATCCGTATCAGATCCAGTCCAAGTTTGAAATTCTGCGTGTTTTACGGGCCATCGAAAAAGGGGGCCTTCTCTTGCACATGGAGGCCAATCGGGGCAATGACCGGATTGTGACCACCATTTTAGATATTGATCTGGACAACAATGTGGTGGTGATCGATACCGCCAACAAAGAAGAAAAAACCCGCAATCTGTTGCAGTCCGAACACACCAGTTTCGAGACCTCGATAGACAAGATCAAGGTGACATTTCAAGGGCCTACACCAGAGGTCGTGTCCTACGAAGGGCAGCCGGCCCTGGCGATCCCAATTCCCGAATCCATCCGCCGCTTACAACGACGCGAATTCTTCCGCGTCACCGTGCCTGTCAGCGAGCCGGCTATGGTGATCTTGCGCTTGAATAACGAAGCCAAGAGTTTTCTGCTGCACGATATCAGTGGCGGCGGCTTGTCCTTGGTGGACGAATCGCAAAGCCTGGCAGAGGTGATTGGTGCGCATAAAACCGAGTCCCTGCTGGAGCTGCCGCAGGCCGGTTCTTTTGTCGTGGCTCTACAAGTGGCGCGTACCGAGACACAACAACTAGCGAACGGTAAACAAATTCACCGTTTGGGCTGTACGTTTATTGATCTATCAGCCTCCACGCAGATGGCCATTCAGCACTACATCAGCCGCCTGGAACGCCAACAGATCGCCAAACAGCGCGGTCACGGTTAA
- a CDS encoding nucleotidyltransferase family protein — protein sequence MAGQQHVSGVTGIILAAGLGQRFDPSGQQLKLLAKMDDGRTMVRRVCETALSVLDEVLIVCDVYEQILRQELDDLPISFVQAPAAIRGMGVSLKAGIQACSPQYGYVVLLADMPWLRPSSVAAVAQAVQDGAGIVRPVFNGQTGNPVGFGLAWRQPLLALSDEQGARALLQANKDQTLWVPLVDEGILRDVDTPGDLAMSRTSN from the coding sequence ATGGCAGGGCAGCAGCATGTATCCGGGGTGACGGGCATTATTCTGGCGGCGGGCCTGGGGCAGCGCTTCGACCCTTCGGGTCAGCAGTTGAAGTTATTGGCCAAGATGGACGATGGCAGAACGATGGTGCGCCGTGTCTGTGAGACGGCCTTGTCTGTGCTCGATGAGGTGCTGATTGTTTGTGATGTGTATGAGCAGATTTTGCGTCAGGAGCTGGACGACTTGCCGATCAGTTTCGTTCAGGCGCCTGCTGCCATCCGCGGTATGGGAGTCAGCCTGAAAGCCGGGATACAGGCTTGCAGTCCCCAATATGGTTATGTCGTTTTACTGGCCGATATGCCTTGGTTGCGGCCAAGCTCTGTGGCGGCAGTCGCTCAGGCGGTGCAGGATGGGGCCGGGATCGTGCGTCCCGTTTTCAATGGGCAGACGGGCAATCCCGTCGGCTTTGGTCTGGCGTGGCGTCAACCGCTTCTGGCGCTTTCAGACGAGCAAGGCGCGCGGGCCTTGTTACAGGCCAATAAGGATCAGACCTTGTGGGTGCCTTTAGTGGATGAGGGCATCTTGCGCGATGTGGACACCCCCGGTGATTTGGCGATGTCCCGGACGTCGAATTAA
- a CDS encoding YidB family protein, with protein MSLLNSVVSALSATDSKSKEQGALLPALIQVISTYPGGLSGLIERFRAGGFGEVVSSWISQGSNQEIGQQDLLSVMGQPAIKQLEDLSGLNQQSVLENLKIMLPSLINQASPNGQFDPSHITDASSLLGGLAQLFRKS; from the coding sequence ATGAGTTTGCTTAATTCTGTTGTGTCGGCCTTGTCGGCTACGGATTCCAAATCCAAAGAGCAGGGCGCCTTGTTGCCTGCGCTGATTCAGGTGATCAGCACGTATCCAGGTGGTTTGAGCGGCCTGATTGAACGCTTTCGCGCGGGTGGTTTTGGTGAAGTGGTCTCGTCCTGGATTTCGCAGGGCAGCAATCAGGAAATTGGCCAGCAGGACTTGCTGAGCGTGATGGGTCAACCAGCGATCAAGCAATTAGAAGATTTGTCGGGTCTGAACCAGCAAAGCGTGCTGGAGAACCTGAAGATCATGTTGCCGTCCTTGATCAATCAAGCCAGCCCGAATGGTCAGTTTGATCCGTCCCACATTACCGATGCCAGCAGCTTGCTGGGCGGTTTGGCACAGCTATTTCGCAAGTCCTGA